Proteins from a single region of Pseudopedobacter saltans DSM 12145:
- a CDS encoding polysaccharide deacetylase family protein, with protein sequence MKLCASFLLLLCFYSVFSQTVQIEDYRPEFSNIRTYNHEWLGLRTFKQNGMVKYMAVDPYSFKTAIISTNEISSLNKLDYAKVNAEFVKSCFIKAQQLARTNESSIQNAGIDRHFNREKGVNLTMDLCPSHRQLDRIVFDSTYNYFQGKEENIPIGISVSGKWMQQHPEDLEWLKYLSKSGKWNIIWINHSYNHFMNNEPLTENFLLSKGTDLNTEILQNEQLMIEKGITPSVFFRFPGLVSDKAILEKVLHYGLIPIGADAWLAKGQRPVNGSIVLIHGNGNEESGVKDWINLLKYNIRNIQLGHWILYDLNQSLQCNTR encoded by the coding sequence ATGAAATTGTGTGCCAGCTTCCTTCTTTTACTTTGTTTTTACAGCGTATTTAGCCAAACAGTTCAGATTGAAGATTATCGGCCGGAATTTTCCAATATCCGTACATATAATCATGAATGGTTGGGCTTAAGGACATTTAAACAAAACGGGATGGTGAAATATATGGCTGTAGATCCATATTCATTTAAAACCGCTATTATTTCTACCAATGAGATTTCAAGTTTAAATAAGTTGGACTACGCTAAAGTAAATGCTGAATTTGTAAAAAGCTGTTTTATAAAGGCCCAACAGTTGGCAAGAACTAACGAATCTTCTATACAGAATGCAGGAATAGACAGGCATTTTAACAGAGAAAAAGGTGTGAATTTAACTATGGATCTTTGTCCTTCGCACAGGCAACTGGATCGTATTGTTTTTGATTCTACTTATAACTATTTTCAGGGTAAAGAGGAGAATATACCCATAGGTATATCTGTTTCAGGTAAATGGATGCAACAACATCCGGAGGATTTGGAATGGTTGAAATACTTATCAAAAAGTGGTAAATGGAATATTATCTGGATTAATCATTCTTATAATCATTTCATGAATAATGAGCCTTTAACGGAAAATTTTCTGTTAAGTAAAGGAACGGATTTGAATACCGAAATTCTACAAAACGAGCAGCTGATGATAGAAAAGGGTATAACTCCTTCTGTTTTCTTCAGGTTTCCTGGGCTGGTGTCGGATAAAGCAATTCTTGAAAAAGTTCTGCATTATGGTTTAATTCCAATAGGGGCTGATGCCTGGTTGGCCAAAGGCCAGCGGCCGGTAAATGGAAGTATTGTGTTAATCCATGGGAACGGAAACGAAGAAAGTGGCGTTAAAGATTGGATTAATCTGCTAAAGTACAATATAAGAAATATTCAACTTGGGCATTGGATACTTTATGATTTAAACCAAAGTCTCCAATGTAATACCAGATAA
- a CDS encoding energy transducer TonB, which produces MSFSKLNLNKGEWLDLVFQNRNKSYGAYEIRRDADTYLLKALLISFGVFSLFIGSTVYYMNKDKQAATSYTTSLHKDFDDERIVKLEDFKQETPPMVENTKPLPDQVASTPQINIAQIKYVKMRPVEDSKGVDAPATAIIKDNIIGSTDIEGAKSEAENLSVGVINGRNEISGNGSESDNTTYNTASVEQMPAFPGGMEAWAKFLRKNLNYPALAKEAGIQGRVTVSFVVEKDGSVTDVKVLRGIGGGCDEEAVRVIRKSPVWQAGVMNGRKVRVSYVIPVMFHLDL; this is translated from the coding sequence ATGTCATTCTCTAAATTAAACTTAAACAAGGGCGAGTGGCTCGATCTTGTTTTCCAAAACCGCAATAAAAGCTATGGTGCGTATGAGATTCGTAGAGATGCAGATACCTATTTGTTGAAAGCCCTGCTCATTTCTTTTGGTGTATTTAGTTTGTTTATTGGCTCCACTGTTTATTATATGAATAAAGATAAACAAGCAGCAACAAGTTATACAACTTCCCTACATAAAGATTTTGACGATGAAAGAATTGTGAAACTGGAAGACTTCAAACAAGAAACACCACCTATGGTAGAAAACACTAAACCTCTGCCAGATCAGGTTGCGTCGACACCACAGATTAATATTGCACAGATAAAATATGTAAAAATGCGCCCGGTGGAAGATAGCAAAGGTGTTGATGCTCCTGCTACAGCCATTATAAAGGATAATATTATAGGTTCTACTGATATCGAAGGAGCAAAATCAGAAGCTGAAAATTTGTCTGTAGGAGTTATAAATGGGAGAAATGAAATCAGTGGAAATGGATCTGAATCCGACAATACTACCTATAATACAGCTAGTGTAGAGCAAATGCCTGCGTTCCCTGGCGGAATGGAAGCCTGGGCGAAATTTCTTAGAAAGAATTTGAACTATCCGGCTTTAGCCAAAGAAGCAGGGATACAGGGAAGGGTTACCGTTTCTTTTGTGGTTGAAAAAGACGGGTCTGTTACAGATGTTAAAGTTCTAAGAGGAATAGGCGGCGGTTGTGATGAGGAAGCAGTGAGAGTTATCAGAAAATCACCTGTTTGGCAAGCTGGTGTAATGAACGGACGCAAAGTGAGGGTTTCATACGTTATTCCAGTGATGTTCCATCTCGATTTATAA
- the cls gene encoding cardiolipin synthase, whose protein sequence is MPQIPYQTTLILIGEVAYIVILIGVCLKIIYDTRSSSKTVAYLLLVIFIPIIGIIFYFSFGINYRKSKIYNKKLEIDESLKEVFKRRLIDLYQYFSTSKNPSLLNNQELTRLMANKKNGNEGVLPNNVVEPLFNGEILFPKLITELKKAKKHIHFEYYIYENDFIGNEIKNILIEKAKEGVEVRFIYDDFGSSGIRKNIIRELKRNGVQAFPFNKIKLIYFANRINYRNHRKIVIIDGITSFIGGINISDRYINSSSDQLYWKDAHLMIKGYSTLSLQQIFLADWNFCSKENLMVNKDYFPPIEIDREHSIPVQITSSGPDSELPSILFAIVQAVNLARREILLTTPYYVPDQTLQDSLVIAALSGIDVKLLIPKKGDSLSVSVAAQSYFEELLEAGVKIYQYEKGFIHAKTIVTDREMASVGTANLDSRSFDLNFEVAALIYDSKIAYKLAIEFENDLKHSTQIDLYDWNKRNKARKLIERIFRLLSPFM, encoded by the coding sequence ATGCCCCAAATCCCTTATCAAACTACGCTTATATTAATTGGTGAGGTTGCTTATATTGTTATTCTGATTGGAGTTTGTCTGAAGATCATCTATGACACACGTTCATCCAGCAAAACGGTAGCCTATTTATTACTAGTTATATTTATTCCCATCATCGGTATTATTTTTTATTTCTCTTTTGGCATAAACTATAGAAAGAGCAAAATATACAACAAGAAATTAGAAATCGATGAATCCTTAAAAGAGGTATTTAAACGCCGTTTAATTGATCTTTACCAATATTTTTCTACCAGCAAAAACCCGTCTTTGTTAAATAATCAGGAATTAACCAGATTAATGGCTAACAAAAAAAACGGCAATGAAGGTGTTTTGCCTAACAATGTTGTAGAGCCTTTATTCAATGGAGAGATCCTTTTCCCAAAACTGATAACGGAACTGAAGAAGGCTAAGAAGCATATCCATTTCGAATATTATATTTACGAAAACGATTTTATTGGAAATGAGATTAAAAACATTTTAATTGAGAAAGCAAAAGAAGGCGTAGAAGTTAGATTTATATACGATGATTTTGGAAGTTCGGGTATCCGGAAAAATATAATCAGAGAACTGAAAAGAAATGGTGTACAAGCTTTTCCCTTCAACAAGATCAAACTGATTTATTTTGCTAACCGAATTAATTATCGAAACCACCGTAAGATAGTTATTATTGACGGAATCACTTCATTTATAGGCGGCATCAATATCTCTGACAGATATATTAATAGCTCAAGTGATCAGTTATATTGGAAAGATGCACATCTGATGATTAAAGGTTATTCTACGCTCTCTCTTCAACAGATTTTTTTGGCCGATTGGAATTTCTGTAGTAAGGAAAATTTAATGGTCAATAAGGATTACTTCCCTCCTATTGAAATTGATCGTGAGCATTCCATACCTGTACAGATCACTTCCAGCGGACCCGACTCTGAACTACCAAGCATACTTTTTGCTATTGTTCAGGCGGTAAATCTGGCCCGTCGCGAAATATTACTGACCACACCTTATTATGTTCCCGATCAAACTTTACAGGACAGTCTTGTTATAGCTGCTTTAAGCGGAATTGATGTAAAATTACTCATTCCAAAAAAGGGAGATTCCTTATCTGTAAGTGTAGCTGCACAATCTTATTTCGAAGAATTACTGGAAGCTGGAGTGAAAATATATCAATATGAAAAGGGTTTTATACATGCAAAAACTATTGTAACCGATCGTGAAATGGCATCTGTTGGAACTGCCAATCTGGATTCCAGAAGCTTCGACCTGAATTTTGAAGTTGCGGCATTGATATATGACTCGAAAATAGCTTATAAACTAGCGATTGAATTTGAAAATGATTTAAAACATTCGACACAAATTGATCTATACGATTGGAATAAAAGAAATAAAGCCCGAAAACTCATAGAAAGAATCTTCAGGCTTTTATCTCCTTTTATGTAA
- a CDS encoding putative porin, translating into MLRKIFFLFFILVNTLQAFAQFGSTLRRNDGFGFDTTSTNKPTSNRDISVDSLRKQLDGKKDSVVFNAKYIKFTKAAFLEDSTRLFNLDTTAKDFQHFNPLNDPHSPTMNLGVLGMAFRPMLFEPRKDIGFDIGLHYFDRYIEGPQDIKYYQARARYTELYYVSPFGGKQEEMFHVLHSQNIKPNWNMGAKYAKTGSQGYYAGQVSDILNASLWNWYQSKSKRYTLLVSANFNTIKSNETGSIFNDSVFTAKTIVEPLFERTRLYNSREAGNARHNVKNNTIFVKQFYNIGKQRLVDSGEVALPTQRVSYAFSYNRQKYNFRYGRVDTTGLFKNYYIYQDSTSDSTRLDHVRNEFAYSFYIRGKRISFLKNEVKVNAGLVQDYYRYNQYTYNKNFQTLTLKGNVTYGLSNRINLNVGLQQIFQGPYIGDFLYEANSEVKLSNSVGSIFLGAYSQNQSPAVNYEMQTSNHRRWDLNFDRTKTQNLSFAYSNPKFDLKAKAEYFLVSNYLYFGADANGDITPAQVSGNINMLKLTLSKDFHVGKLTLENYIVYQKTDYESVLRTPEIYTFHSLYMHQDLFKVLKMDFGFDIKYFGKYTANSYAPDIGQFYNKDNTRFDTWPIVDAWVRTNWKRANLFVRYDYLNKGLFSRGYYTVDRYPMPYSVARFGLSWNFYD; encoded by the coding sequence ATGCTCAGAAAGATATTTTTCCTGTTTTTTATTTTAGTCAATACATTGCAGGCTTTCGCCCAGTTTGGATCTACATTGAGGAGAAACGATGGTTTTGGTTTTGATACTACAAGTACAAATAAGCCAACTTCCAATCGGGATATTAGTGTCGATTCCTTACGTAAACAGCTGGACGGTAAAAAAGACTCTGTTGTTTTTAATGCTAAGTATATTAAATTTACAAAAGCAGCTTTTTTAGAAGATAGTACCAGATTATTTAATTTGGATACAACAGCCAAAGACTTTCAGCATTTTAATCCGCTCAATGATCCACATAGTCCCACTATGAATTTAGGTGTATTGGGTATGGCGTTCCGTCCAATGTTATTCGAGCCGCGTAAAGATATCGGGTTTGATATAGGCTTGCATTATTTTGATAGGTATATAGAAGGACCTCAGGATATTAAATATTATCAGGCCAGAGCGCGATATACAGAGTTGTATTATGTATCTCCATTTGGAGGAAAACAGGAAGAAATGTTTCATGTTTTGCATAGCCAGAATATCAAACCTAACTGGAATATGGGAGCAAAATATGCAAAAACCGGTTCACAGGGATATTATGCGGGGCAGGTTTCGGATATTTTAAATGCCTCTCTATGGAACTGGTACCAATCTAAAAGTAAACGTTATACTTTACTGGTAAGTGCTAATTTCAATACAATTAAAAGTAATGAAACCGGGTCTATTTTCAACGATAGTGTTTTTACAGCAAAAACCATTGTAGAGCCTCTTTTCGAGCGGACAAGATTATATAATAGCCGCGAAGCTGGTAATGCGAGACATAACGTTAAAAACAATACCATTTTTGTTAAGCAATTTTATAACATAGGAAAACAACGTTTAGTTGATAGCGGAGAAGTTGCCCTACCCACGCAAAGGGTTAGCTATGCTTTCTCTTATAACAGACAAAAATATAATTTTAGATACGGGAGGGTAGACACCACAGGGCTTTTTAAAAACTACTACATTTACCAGGATTCTACTTCTGATTCTACTCGGTTAGATCACGTTCGCAACGAGTTTGCCTATAGCTTTTATATCAGAGGGAAACGGATTTCTTTCTTAAAAAACGAGGTAAAAGTAAACGCAGGGCTGGTTCAGGATTATTACAGATACAATCAGTACACTTACAATAAAAATTTCCAAACATTAACCTTAAAAGGAAATGTAACCTATGGTCTTAGTAATAGGATAAACCTGAATGTTGGTCTGCAGCAGATCTTTCAGGGACCCTATATAGGAGATTTTCTGTACGAAGCAAATTCAGAAGTGAAATTGAGCAATTCGGTAGGAAGTATTTTCCTGGGGGCTTATTCCCAGAACCAAAGTCCGGCTGTAAATTACGAGATGCAAACGAGCAATCACCGTCGATGGGATTTGAATTTCGACAGGACGAAAACCCAGAATCTATCTTTTGCATACAGTAATCCCAAGTTTGATTTAAAAGCTAAAGCTGAATATTTTTTAGTGAGTAATTATTTATACTTTGGCGCCGATGCTAATGGCGACATTACTCCGGCGCAAGTTTCAGGAAATATCAATATGCTGAAACTAACATTGTCCAAAGATTTTCATGTAGGCAAGCTGACACTGGAAAATTATATTGTTTATCAGAAAACAGATTATGAATCTGTACTGAGGACGCCGGAAATATACACTTTCCACAGCTTGTATATGCATCAGGATCTTTTTAAAGTATTAAAGATGGACTTTGGTTTTGATATTAAATATTTTGGAAAATATACCGCAAACTCATATGCGCCTGATATCGGACAGTTTTATAATAAAGACAATACAAGATTTGATACCTGGCCGATAGTTGATGCCTGGGTAAGAACTAACTGGAAACGGGCAAACCTGTTTGTACGTTATGATTATCTGAACAAGGGGCTTTTCTCCAGGGGGTATTATACTGTCGACAGATATCCAATGCCTTATTCTGTAGCACGTTTTGGCTTAAGTTGGAATTTCTACGATTAA